The window GATACACAGTTCACATGTGTTAACATACGAACAAGGCCTACACCATGCAAGTACTTGTGAGCGTATATATAGTCATGTCACTGTTTTTACACGTACATAGATTTGTTTCAGTTTTATGGACTGACCGGCTAACAGATGTGTGAGACGTATTATATCAGAGACAGAACATTTATTACAATTACCGCGATGGCAGTAAAATACACAACTATatcgaaaattacattttggtaTTTCGAAGTATACACTATGACAATTCCAATTGCAATGAAATGACAGTGTAGATTGTCCTCGCGAGCACACAGAAGCCAGAACATGGCTGTATAAATTCTTCACacgacagaaaatgaaattccaTATTTAATCTGACGTTGAACGAATGTTTGTCCCCGTTCCCGTACTTCTATCAAACAAGTGGCCTTTAGAAACTTCTGGACCCTGCGTACCAATCTCAGTGCCCTGTACAGGCCCCTTCAGTCATGTATATTATCTTTCCAGGGGACGATGTCTACGACAAGCAAAGATGCTGACGAAGACCCGATAAAGTTTCTGATCACCGAAGATGAAGCCTGGGAGTACTTAGGCATGCAACGTGAGTGAGAATTCTTTCTTCTAGCAAAGTGGCACTCCATAATTAGTGCGGGTCATCCCGACCATGCAGGGAACACGTCCCTGGCCATGATAATATCTCTATAAAACATATCTATTAACACACTTCGATAAGATAACATTGTATGAAATGGTCGACCAACTGAACTGTTGATACAGCAAGGTGTTGATTGACATATTGacatatgaaaaataaattcgTCGTCATATGCCGCAATACTATATCCTCATTATCACACACATTCTCCGGAAATCAAAAGGAAAAACATCCTGACAATGGATTTTGTATTACATACAacgggacaggcagacagacagaccttATAATGTGTCGTCAACCGTTCCTATTGCATGTTTTGTACAATCGTTTGATCAGCACGGCTTGGTATATAGTCTCCCTGACCAACCCCCGGCCAGTGAAGTTGGTCTCGTACGCAACTATCATATCAAACGGCACTGTTTTCCTCTATATTTGAACAGTTTTGTAATGAGCGTAGGTATCGATCTCGAGATACGATCTACTCACCCAAACGACCTCAATTTCCTTCCAGTTATCTCACCTTGGTGGTTTCTACTACCCATAATCCCCACTCCCACTATCTTCTTTCACCGATATCCCTGCAATTCACTCTTTCAAAGTCAACGTCCTCAATGATTATACATACCTGCATATACTCGAACAAGCATCGTCTCTGAGAGTGCTCAGGCAAATTACAAATTGGTCTCCAACTCTTTCGAGTGTTGATGGTTCTGTTTGATTCCGAAGTTCACTGAACGTCAAAATTGCCATCCCAAAACCGGTGCATTCTACTGATTGAGTCTCAATAAGGAAGTTCAAGTAAAATCGAAGGCAAACTcttgtttttcattaaaaaaaacaaataggCTAATAAGTACATGATAAGCAAAACTGTTTTCCATACCGTTTACATTCGGAAGTTCATATTATGTCAGCCTCACCATTGCCTGTCACAGTAATCAACATCTCTGAGTTGTCAATCAGCTGTTAGTAACCCTGTCACTGTACTATTTACAACGACTTGACACAGTTAACCAGGGGTGCGTGACCGTGATTTCCTGATGACGTCATAGGTAAAACAGAACATTCGTGGTTTTTAAACATACTTATcaatcaaaacacatttatcatcacatattttcaaaaggtTCCACGTTATTGGGCGGGGgtgtggtcgtcggaactgcactcaaaggtcgtatgggacccgtACGACCATtacaaacactgtatccaaggtacgtttGCTatcgatgaaagttaaaaacGTGTTCGTCATAATGCACatggtaaaatttaaatattgcggCTATTTTAACGTGAtgtcgtgcatgaaatacatttttcgtaaacaagaaagtcgcacaggcgcagcTCTATGTGATTCCTCTACCAACGGTATCCGTATTCGGCATCCGTCTACTGAGTAACCAAATTAACAGTTATTTATAACAAGCACGAATTAGGATTAAaacgtgagagagagagagagagagagagagagagagagagagagagagagagagagagagagagagagagagacagacagagagacagacagacagacagacagacagacagacagacagacagatagatagatagagacagagagagagagtgataCAGAGACAGAGGGGAAGAGATAGAGAGACAGGCAGGCAGAGCCAGACAGCCAGAGACAGGGAGtcggacaggcagacagagggACACAGTGATAGAGACTGACAGaagaaagagacagagacagaagtATATGTTCTATAGGTATGTAATATTGTCGCCTTTGAGGTGAAGAGTCTATCTTCTCTTCACTGTAATCTTCAGTTCTATAgttttatgttaattttttgggtaattatgaaaaattgacatttctGTGTGGGCTCGTATGTGCGGAGCAATTATCTCATAAGGCTTTCCTATGGTCAACTGGGCCCTatagttttctttttcattaCCCGTCGCAATTGTAACATAAACTAATAACAGCCACCGTAGAAATCGAGTGTCCGTATATgtattgtatatatgtatatatgataaTTCAAAAAGGAACAAAATCTATGTACTGGGACTTGAACGATTTGATAGGTTCTGTATGGCTATACGTGTTAAAACTTCAATTTTGATGTCATATCTGGAATGATCCGTTGCGTGATTGAAAGGAGGTGCGAGGGTAATGTGTTTCGAAGAGGTGCTTTGCTATACAACAACGTCCGAGACCTTATCTTTGCATCTCGGGCTCGGATATTAAAGCTCCATTAaagcttttgttttgtgttttttctctttctgcattgaatccctaaactgtaaattaatgccaagtatttagcatatcatcacaacctatatgagtatactctccattgttattgttgaaaattcttttcaagtccggactagaattcatttgtaaacaataaacaatgatcactaaaCACATataagctgtgttgacaaaaagaatacccGAAATTTCAGCATGGCAAACAGATTGGGGACAGacatggtagttgatatacagaagcagaatactgaaaaacttgcaacaAGTTACAGTTTATGTCCCTTTATTAAAGACTCCTTAAAAGTTTCAAATCTATGCTGATCTACATCTTGTGTTGAAATCATTCtgaaactttgaaaagaaaattagaatttgaCGGTTTCGTTTTTTGTGGCAGTAACGCTGATAGCTACCATTCGAATTTTAAAATATCGGGAAATGTAAAGTGGGGTACAATACTAGTCGGAAATGTTGCGTTACTTAATTACGATTTTGCAAGAATTGCAAAACGTTCCTTTGAGCGAAAACTCCACGCTTTTATCGTTTTAGATGCCCATAATATAATACAATTTGCAGGAGTTTGCAAAGTTAGTTGTCATTCATGGGAGTCACTGTACTCTAAAAGTGTCTGCATGATTACCGTTTCATTGCAGGTTGCCAAAACGGCACAGGATTACAGTGTTTCTTTCACGGGTCCGACACATCCCGATGTTTCTCCGGCATCGACTCCATTTGTGACGGAATCGACGACTGTGGATGCCATGGTGACAAGCAGCCTTGTTTAACCGATGAGACTGAGAGTGTGTGTGCATGGAAGGATGTGATCGCATCGTTACAAATACAAGGTAACATACACACAGAGATGCATTATGTGGCTATATACTGTGTCCGATTTTAGAACCGCACAACGATAGTGGTTAGTTTTTACTTTATACAACGTGCCAAATGCCAGTTCGTCAAGTCTTTATGATCTTAAGACCGAGTACTGACATAAGTTCAATTCTCGATAATAACAAGGCGATAAACATGCACgcatgcaaacatacatacacacatatgcaCGCACGCGTGcgcacatgtacatacatacatacatacatacatacatacatacatacatacatacatacatacatacatacatacatacatacatacatacatacatacatacatacatacatacatacatacatacatacatacatacatacatacatacatacacacacacacacacacatatacatacatacatacatacatacatacatacatacatacatacatacatacatacatacatacatacatacatacatacatacatacatacatacatacatagccatTAACAGTGATATTTAGAATCGCATATGAAAAAGTAGTGTTTCACACGGCTAGGCCTACATCACCAAAGTGCATAAAGTGACATGTATGTCTCATAACTGCAAAGTATATCGTTGAAAGTTTGCAGAAAACTAGTGCTTCAAGAACAGCTATGTACCATAGTACTTACGGACTGAAGCCCCACTCAGAGCAGATTGCGTCAAAGTACATTATATTAGTTAAACTTATCTGTCTACTATCTATCGATCCATGAATTTATCGATACATTGTTTTATCTGCATGCCAAATAAATTTCAGCCAACATTGTTAAGAAATAACATACGTTATTACTGGTCATAATCAGTACATGTTGTTATATGATTTGATGTATGTCATGAGATTTGATCTGATCTGATCTGATGTGATGTCACGTGATGTCACGTGAAATGACGTGATTTGATGTGACATGATGAGATATGATGTGATGCGATGTGATGCGATGTGTTGTGATGTGTTGTGATATGATGTGTTGTCATGTGATATCACATTGTGGGTATGGGATGGTGTAGTGAATTGTGGTATAGCGTGATCCGTTGTGCTCTAGTTATGTCTTTCGGGAGTTGGGCTATAAATGCATGCTTAAATTTTAGATTTGCTTGAAAAATCTAAAGCTTCTTTTCGTTTGTTTGCAGGAATTCCACGCTTTGGATATGGTTGGCAAGATAGCCTCGCTTTTCAGTCATTCTGGGTGGCAGGTCTAAATCAATGTAAGTATAGATGAACCATGGCTATCGGTCATCTTTCTGTTGATATACTTATGACGAAATAGGGTTTCCCTTGGGCGCCGAAAGTGTTTTACATACATCGTCCGGTACTAAGACATAAATGAAGCGAGGCAAGAGAGAAAATGCGATTTCGGTGTGCCTCTAATACTTTATTAAAGAACTTATTGTATTTGTCCGCTCGCCCGCTCGGTATGACCTTTAAGCTTATAATACAGTTATTTTTCTGTCGTTAAGCAAACTGCATCTTGGTAAGAAAGAAAGTTCCTGTCTTTTTGGGGGGTTTGCTAATGGTGCAATATCCTTGAGACAGATTTGAAAAATTACTTGAAAATTTCCCATGTTGCCTTGTATGCATAAAAGTTCAAAACTCAGGACAGAATAGATCATGCGCGGATTTCGTCTTCCTCGTGACCTCGTTTATGAGGTCTGTACCACAAAGAGTTAACCTCGCTCGAGGGGTAAATTCTGCGAAGCAAACGACTGAAATTAGTTTCTTTTCACCAATTTGTTatctatgcagactgtccaccTGATGAGCATGGCATCAGCAGACTTCGTTGCCA of the Ptychodera flava strain L36383 chromosome 20, AS_Pfla_20210202, whole genome shotgun sequence genome contains:
- the LOC139119942 gene encoding uncharacterized protein, which gives rise to MKIAVLVQIFCVLSVHSYVLHRDQGTMSTTSKDADEDPIKFLITEDEAWEYLGMQRCQNGTGLQCFFHGSDTSRCFSGIDSICDGIDDCGCHGDKQPCLTDETESVCAWKDVIASLQIQGIPRFGYGWQDSLAFQSFWVAGLNQYCPPDEHGISRLRCHSDPTVCFSPDELCDGVLRCDSICENLFNTDRACPTDEDKLACKMRHTFEKFLDIDFYKISAARKENQEKQPESKSHAATTTTTDVSSTKLPFSPSSYTSLPAQ